CCGACCCGTTCGAGTACGCGCTCGGGGTGGGTGTGGAGTCGGCGATCGTGGCCGAGCGCAACGCGTTCCTGCTGGGCCCCGGCGTACCGCCCGGTGACCTCGTCTACAACTGGGGCGGCACCGCGCTGACCGCCCGCGACAACACGGTGAACGGGAAGCCGGTGGATCTGGTGGCCGCGTACAACGCCGCGCACGACCCGGATCTGGGCAGCGACGCCGGGTGGACGCCGACCCGGGTGGCCCGGATCGACCCGGTTTCGCGGGTGCCCGCCGTGGTCCGGCTGGGCGCCGGCTCCGGTCGGCTGTAGAACTCCGGCTCGAACGATCGCGGATCGGGCGTGCTGCCACACGCCTGATCCGCAAACGTTCGACGTGTCCTCCGCCACCGCGGGCGAGCAGCTGCTACTCCGCGGGCAGCTCCAGGCGGAACGTGGCGCCGCCGCCGGGGGTCGGTGCGAGCGTGACCTGGCCGCCGTGCGCCCGCGCCACCGACCGGGCGATCGCCAGTCCGAGCCCGGCGCCGCCGCCGGCGTCGCGGGTGCGGGACGCGTCGGTGCGGTAGAACCGCTCGAACACCCGCTCGGTCAGCTCGGCGGGGACCCCGGGCCCGTAATCCGCGACCTCCAGGACCGCGCGGCCGCCGACGGTTCCCACGCCGATCCGGAGGCCGGTGCCGGCGGGCGTGTGCGCGACCGCGTTACCGATCAGATTGGACACCACCTGCCGCAGCCGCACCTCGTCGCCGACCGTGGGCGCCGGTGCGATCGGCCCGCCGCCGGGGCCGGTCATCTCGGCCGGTCGGTCCGGTGCGAGCGCGCGGAGGTCGGCCAGCGCGTCCGCGGCCAGCGCACGGAGGTCCATCGGCGCCGGACGGAGCCCGGCGTCGTCGGCTCCGCCGGTGGGCCCGTCGGCGGTGTCGGCGGCGGTGCCGGCCGCGCTGTCCAGGCGGGCCAGCAGCAGCAGATCGTCGACCAGCCGGGACAGCCGGGCGGATTCGCGCTCGATCCGGTCCATCGCCACGTCGGTGCCGACGGTGCTGTCCTGGCCTCCGCTCAGACGATGCAGCTCGGCGAAGCCTTTGATGCCGGCGAGCGGCGTCCGCAGTTCGTGGCTGGCGTCCGCGACGAACCGGCGCATCCGGGCTTCGGAGGCGGCCTGGGCAGCGACCGCGGCTTCGATCCGTTCGAGCATGCCGTTCAGACCGGCGCCGAGCCGCCCGATCT
The window above is part of the Cryptosporangium minutisporangium genome. Proteins encoded here:
- a CDS encoding HAMP domain-containing sensor histidine kinase, which translates into the protein MSLQTRLLSLIVVLFAAGLLLTNAAVVAALRPPLVGRVDAQLRPIAATLSRLDTATIERLRRTAPDASPSALASPVALDLIRQVWLVQLAADGTPVRTLRAGEQDDPTPDAPALTTAEVTRRAGQPFELRAADGSAWRAVVVTAPDGTGWLIAAALDEVDATVDRVRTTGLAIGAGVLGLLAVLAAFAVRAGLRPLRRIEETAAAIAGGDLTRRVPIDAGPRTEIGRLGAGLNGMLERIEAAVAAQAASEARMRRFVADASHELRTPLAGIKGFAELHRLSGGQDSTVGTDVAMDRIERESARLSRLVDDLLLLARLDSAAGTAADTADGPTGGADDAGLRPAPMDLRALAADALADLRALAPDRPAEMTGPGGGPIAPAPTVGDEVRLRQVVSNLIGNAVAHTPAGTGLRIGVGTVGGRAVLEVADYGPGVPAELTERVFERFYRTDASRTRDAGGGAGLGLAIARSVARAHGGQVTLAPTPGGGATFRLELPAE